Proteins from a genomic interval of Rhodococcoides fascians A25f:
- a CDS encoding nuclear transport factor 2 family protein: protein MTEEVDVLNNWAVAEVLARYAHVVDNQEWEELASVFTPDATLEAEKNLIIGLDGIRGYLESFDPKRSHHTLNTITDIDGDIARVWSRFIVVEFDATSLTGDYVDQVIATGDGARISRRRITVRNRPDIAQHEAESFASWARS, encoded by the coding sequence GTGACGGAAGAAGTTGACGTGCTGAACAACTGGGCTGTCGCGGAGGTACTCGCGCGCTACGCGCACGTGGTGGACAATCAGGAGTGGGAAGAGTTGGCGTCGGTCTTCACTCCCGATGCAACCCTGGAGGCAGAGAAAAACCTGATCATCGGACTCGACGGTATCCGGGGGTATCTGGAGTCGTTCGATCCGAAGCGATCTCATCACACGCTCAACACCATCACCGATATCGACGGTGATATAGCGCGGGTGTGGAGTCGGTTCATCGTGGTCGAGTTCGACGCCACCTCTCTGACCGGTGATTACGTCGATCAGGTGATCGCGACCGGAGACGGTGCCCGAATCTCGAGGAGGCGCATCACCGTTCGCAATCGACCGGACATTGCTCAACACGAGGCGGAATCGTTCGCGAGCTGGGCTCGGTCGTGA
- a CDS encoding LLM class flavin-dependent oxidoreductase: protein MTRVPLSVLDLSPISEGSTIQQTLRNTLDLARQTEEWGYERYWVAEHHFVAVASSSPAVLIGLIAAATNRIRVGSAAVQLGFTTAAAVVESFGTVDALYPGRIDLGVGRSGQRRAEALSGDPVPEQPRDARTIDGVLFPAPYSPVALLKSARLAASLGALQQPEAISPDFGDQLDDIAALLSDTYERNGVPLSARPGAGAQVQVWLFGSSAGPSAREAGARGLPFVANYHVSPGTTLDAIDEYRSAFLPSETLSHPYVAVSADVVVGDSDSSAHELAASFPQWVYSIRSGHGAVEYPDPRSLTPLSDEQYSLVADRVDTQFTGSAATVCEKLDGLQKATGADELVVTSMTHDHADRLLSYELLGKEWGLPRLRV, encoded by the coding sequence ATGACGCGAGTTCCGTTGTCCGTTCTCGATCTGTCCCCGATCAGCGAGGGGTCGACCATCCAGCAAACGCTGCGAAACACCCTGGATCTGGCGCGCCAGACCGAAGAGTGGGGTTACGAGCGCTATTGGGTGGCCGAGCACCACTTCGTGGCAGTCGCGAGTTCGTCACCCGCCGTGCTGATCGGTCTGATCGCCGCTGCTACCAACAGGATTCGCGTCGGATCGGCTGCGGTCCAGCTCGGTTTCACCACAGCTGCCGCCGTTGTGGAGTCCTTCGGAACGGTGGACGCGTTGTATCCGGGTCGTATCGATCTTGGTGTGGGTCGATCCGGGCAGCGGCGTGCCGAAGCGCTGTCCGGTGACCCGGTACCCGAGCAGCCTCGCGATGCGCGAACGATCGACGGGGTGCTGTTTCCAGCTCCGTATTCACCTGTTGCACTGCTGAAGTCGGCCCGACTGGCAGCATCGCTGGGTGCCCTCCAGCAGCCCGAGGCGATCTCACCGGACTTCGGTGATCAGCTCGACGATATCGCGGCGCTGCTGTCCGATACCTATGAGCGAAACGGTGTGCCCTTGTCGGCCCGTCCCGGTGCGGGTGCCCAGGTGCAAGTGTGGTTGTTCGGAAGCAGTGCAGGGCCAAGCGCCCGTGAAGCGGGTGCTCGAGGACTACCGTTTGTCGCGAATTACCACGTCAGTCCTGGAACGACACTCGACGCGATCGACGAGTACCGGAGTGCATTCTTGCCGTCGGAAACGTTGTCCCATCCGTATGTTGCAGTGTCAGCTGATGTGGTTGTGGGAGATTCGGATTCCAGCGCGCACGAGTTGGCGGCGTCGTTCCCTCAGTGGGTGTACAGCATTCGGAGCGGTCACGGTGCCGTCGAGTATCCGGATCCCAGGAGTCTCACACCGCTGTCCGACGAGCAGTACTCACTGGTGGCCGATCGCGTAGACACCCAATTCACCGGCTCGGCGGCGACGGTGTGCGAGAAGCTCGATGGTTTGCAGAAGGCCACCGGCGCAGACGAATTGGTTGTCACCTCGATGACCCACGACCACGCCGACCGGTTGCTCTCGTACGAACTGCTCGGTAAGGAATGGGGACTACCGCGATTACGCGTGTAG
- a CDS encoding ABC transporter permease: protein MTRYIGQRVLQALAVLWAAFTISFIVLFLLPSDPVSLAVDSAGSGTPADAAAIAELQARYGLDQPVLVQYWHSLVGAVQGDFGLSIATGQPVTTAILDAVPSTLGLAGTALVLAVVFGSAVAYAATYTQIVWLKNLLLALPPLGVAVPTFWVGLLLLQLFSFRLRWFPAFGDAGAASLVLPAVTLALPTGAVIAQVLATSMATTWKQPFVDVARAKGVSRIRVQTRHVLRLSSIPAFTIAGVLVGTLLAGSVVVETVFSRAGVGRLTQTSVLAQDIPVVQGIVVLTSLVFVLVNLAVDLLYPLIDPRIVREYRPVQASAEPEKAHV, encoded by the coding sequence ATGACCCGCTACATCGGACAGCGAGTACTGCAGGCACTGGCAGTGCTGTGGGCTGCGTTCACGATCTCGTTCATCGTGCTCTTCCTCCTTCCCTCGGATCCGGTCAGTCTTGCCGTGGACTCGGCCGGCTCGGGCACCCCGGCCGACGCTGCGGCCATCGCCGAACTGCAGGCCCGCTACGGTCTCGATCAGCCGGTGCTGGTGCAGTACTGGCACTCGCTGGTCGGGGCCGTGCAGGGCGACTTCGGACTGTCCATCGCCACCGGCCAGCCGGTGACGACGGCCATTCTCGACGCGGTGCCCAGCACACTCGGCTTGGCGGGGACGGCCCTGGTGCTGGCGGTCGTGTTCGGATCCGCGGTGGCCTACGCCGCCACGTACACCCAGATCGTCTGGCTGAAGAACCTGCTGCTAGCGCTCCCACCGCTCGGGGTGGCGGTGCCGACGTTCTGGGTAGGACTACTGCTGCTGCAACTGTTCTCGTTCCGACTGCGCTGGTTTCCGGCGTTCGGTGACGCAGGCGCGGCGTCGTTGGTGTTGCCTGCGGTGACACTGGCATTGCCGACCGGTGCTGTCATCGCGCAGGTCCTGGCTACCAGCATGGCGACCACGTGGAAGCAGCCGTTCGTGGATGTGGCTCGGGCCAAGGGGGTCTCACGCATTCGGGTGCAGACGCGACACGTTCTGAGACTGTCCTCGATCCCGGCCTTCACGATTGCCGGAGTCTTGGTGGGCACCCTGCTGGCCGGATCGGTGGTGGTCGAGACGGTGTTCTCGCGCGCCGGAGTCGGACGGCTGACCCAGACATCGGTGCTGGCCCAGGATATTCCAGTGGTGCAAGGCATTGTCGTTCTGACCTCGCTTGTCTTCGTCCTGGTCAATCTCGCAGTCGACCTGCTCTATCCGCTGATCGATCCGCGCATCGTGCGCGAATACCGGCCCGTGCAGGCCAGTGCAGAACCGGAGAAAGCTCATGTCTGA
- a CDS encoding nuclear transport factor 2 family protein codes for MTAEVRVDSDTAAEILDVLSRYAQVIDNRDWDQVHTVFTDDVVFGAGEAARQGISAVQEMVENVRPYHPHHTSNTILTRRPDGTIRAWSKFVIVRTDGTAGSGDYQDTLVHTHRGWRIAHRVASRGNRRRDDPGGPSSRTFTFASWRG; via the coding sequence GTGACCGCGGAAGTTCGCGTCGATTCCGACACTGCGGCCGAGATCCTGGACGTTCTCTCCCGCTACGCCCAGGTGATAGACAACCGGGACTGGGATCAGGTCCACACAGTGTTCACCGACGATGTGGTCTTCGGGGCCGGAGAGGCTGCTCGGCAGGGTATTTCGGCGGTGCAAGAGATGGTCGAGAACGTTCGGCCCTATCACCCACACCACACGTCCAATACCATCCTCACCCGCCGCCCGGATGGAACCATCCGGGCGTGGAGCAAGTTCGTCATCGTTCGAACCGACGGCACCGCGGGCAGCGGCGACTACCAGGACACGCTGGTGCACACCCACCGTGGCTGGAGAATCGCGCACCGAGTCGCAAGCCGCGGAAACCGTCGACGCGACGACCCCGGCGGTCCGTCGAGCAGGACATTCACTTTCGCTTCCTGGAGGGGATGA
- a CDS encoding NADP-dependent oxidoreductase has translation MTRVAVATSFGGPEVVEIVDRALPKPAAGQVLVEVRAIGVNPIDYKLYSGAFGTDESSLPLPLGSEAAGVVVAVGNAAEGAGGPISVGNEVIVSGAKGAYAEKILVPADAVLPKPASLDWNVAAGLLVVAGTAYDTLETVAVSTGDTVLVHGGAGGVGSIVVQLAKARGATVIATARAENHDALRKYGAVPIEYGEGLLDRVRAVAPDGIDAAIDTVGTDEAVDVSLELLTDKARLVTIAAFERAANEGFPSVGGGNPQSAERRKKAALSLVRQAGEGDFEVVVAKTFPLADVATAHLELKRDHPRGKFVLIP, from the coding sequence ATGACTCGAGTAGCGGTAGCAACATCATTCGGTGGGCCAGAGGTCGTCGAGATCGTCGATCGGGCTCTGCCCAAGCCTGCAGCAGGGCAGGTTCTGGTAGAGGTGAGGGCCATCGGGGTCAATCCGATCGATTACAAGCTCTACAGCGGCGCGTTCGGCACCGACGAGTCGTCGCTTCCGCTCCCGCTCGGTAGCGAAGCGGCCGGCGTCGTCGTTGCTGTCGGTAACGCGGCCGAAGGTGCGGGCGGGCCGATCTCGGTCGGCAACGAGGTGATCGTGTCCGGTGCGAAGGGGGCATACGCCGAGAAGATTCTCGTTCCTGCGGATGCGGTACTGCCGAAGCCCGCCTCTCTGGACTGGAATGTCGCTGCCGGCCTGCTCGTCGTCGCCGGTACCGCATACGACACGCTCGAAACGGTCGCTGTGTCGACCGGCGACACCGTGCTCGTACACGGCGGGGCCGGCGGAGTCGGATCCATAGTCGTGCAGTTGGCAAAGGCCCGTGGTGCGACCGTGATCGCCACAGCGCGTGCGGAGAACCATGACGCTCTGCGGAAATACGGTGCGGTGCCGATCGAGTACGGCGAGGGATTGCTCGATCGTGTGCGGGCCGTGGCACCCGACGGCATCGATGCGGCCATCGACACGGTCGGCACCGACGAGGCCGTGGATGTATCCCTCGAATTGTTGACGGACAAAGCCCGTTTGGTCACGATCGCTGCCTTCGAGCGGGCCGCCAACGAGGGTTTCCCTTCGGTGGGTGGCGGTAACCCGCAGAGCGCGGAACGGCGTAAGAAGGCAGCCCTGTCACTCGTGCGACAAGCAGGTGAGGGTGATTTCGAGGTCGTCGTCGCGAAGACGTTCCCGTTGGCCGATGTAGCCACAGCGCACTTGGAACTGAAAAGGGATCACCCGCGCGGAAAGTTCGTGTTGATTCCGTGA
- a CDS encoding ABC transporter permease: MSDILIREAAVHSAVPPVVEEAPAPARRRGPRDVLKHIWLGASVVVLLLALGFALFPSVFASGDPLVGTPADKLQAPSASHWFGTDNIGRDVFTRVVHGSGLSLTATLLAVGIALVVGSIIGLVSGAVGGLVDAVLMRIVDVLLSIPTLLLSLALVTALGFGTVNVAIAVGVTLIANFARVMRSEVLRVRRSLYVEAAYASGVRWFDVFRRHILRNSYGPVIALAAVEFGMAVLAVSALSFLGFGAAPPTPEWGSLISEGRNFLATAWWMTTLPGLVIVAVVVSAHRLGHALERRSQ; the protein is encoded by the coding sequence ATGTCTGACATCCTGATTCGCGAGGCCGCCGTCCATTCGGCAGTTCCCCCGGTAGTCGAAGAAGCACCGGCACCCGCGCGGCGCCGGGGTCCCCGAGACGTGCTGAAGCACATCTGGCTCGGTGCCTCCGTGGTCGTGCTGTTGCTGGCTCTCGGGTTCGCGCTGTTCCCGTCCGTTTTCGCAAGCGGCGACCCGCTGGTGGGTACACCGGCGGACAAGCTCCAGGCGCCCAGCGCGTCGCATTGGTTCGGCACCGACAACATCGGCCGTGACGTCTTCACCCGAGTGGTCCACGGTTCCGGACTGTCTCTGACGGCAACGCTGTTGGCAGTCGGTATCGCCCTGGTGGTCGGCTCGATCATCGGTCTGGTTTCGGGTGCCGTCGGCGGATTAGTCGACGCGGTGCTGATGCGAATCGTCGATGTGTTGCTGTCGATTCCGACGCTGTTGCTCTCGCTGGCGCTGGTGACCGCTCTAGGCTTCGGCACCGTGAACGTCGCTATCGCCGTCGGCGTCACGCTGATTGCCAATTTCGCCAGAGTGATGCGCTCGGAGGTGCTGCGGGTACGCAGATCACTGTATGTCGAAGCGGCTTACGCCTCGGGTGTGCGGTGGTTCGATGTCTTCCGCAGGCACATCCTCAGAAACTCGTACGGCCCTGTGATCGCGCTCGCTGCAGTCGAATTCGGTATGGCAGTTCTCGCGGTATCGGCGCTGAGCTTCCTCGGCTTCGGCGCTGCTCCGCCCACCCCGGAGTGGGGATCGCTGATTTCCGAGGGCCGCAACTTCCTGGCCACCGCCTGGTGGATGACCACATTGCCGGGATTGGTGATCGTGGCCGTCGTCGTGTCCGCGCACCGCCTAGGGCACGCACTTGAGAGGCGATCACAATGA
- a CDS encoding NtaA/DmoA family FMN-dependent monooxygenase (This protein belongs to a clade of FMN-dependent monooxygenases, within a broader family of flavin-dependent oxidoreductases, the luciferase-like monooxygenase (LMM) family, some of whose members use coenzyme F420 rather than FMN.), giving the protein MTKKQIHLGAHFPGVNNTTVWADPESKSQIEFDSFVHLAESAERGLFDFFFLAEGLRLREHRNKIHDLDVVGRPDTLTVLNALASVTTKLGLAGTINTTFNEPFELAKQFSSLDHLSDGRAAWNMVTSSDAFTGENFRRGGYLDRADRYVRANEIIDVARKLWDSWQSDALVVDRERGIFGRESEIRAVSHSGPQFDVQGRFTLPRSPQGHPVLLQAGDSDEGREFGAAKADAIFTIHGTLEDGQKFYSDVKGRLAKYGREHDDLKVLPAATFVLGDSAQDAAERAHHIRHQQVSGKTAISFLEQVWGQDLSAYDPDGPLPDIEPSGEVSITRGRARHGDPRTIAQQYRERAEADNLSIRELIIAMTTRQQFVGTPAQVAEEIDSYVQNNASDGFILVPHITPAGLDEFVDKVIPELQDRGSFRTEYAGTTLRDHLGLRHPYEQRQGVRAS; this is encoded by the coding sequence GTGACGAAGAAGCAGATACATCTAGGTGCCCATTTCCCTGGCGTCAACAACACCACCGTCTGGGCCGATCCGGAATCGAAGAGCCAGATCGAGTTCGACTCGTTCGTACATCTCGCCGAATCGGCCGAACGCGGCCTGTTCGACTTCTTCTTCCTCGCCGAAGGATTGCGACTGCGAGAGCATCGCAACAAGATTCACGATCTCGACGTGGTCGGTCGACCGGATACGCTCACCGTCCTCAACGCTCTCGCATCGGTGACGACCAAGCTCGGACTGGCCGGGACGATCAACACCACGTTCAACGAACCGTTCGAGCTCGCCAAACAGTTCTCGTCGCTGGACCACCTGTCCGACGGTAGGGCGGCATGGAACATGGTGACGTCCTCGGACGCGTTCACCGGCGAGAATTTTCGGCGGGGCGGCTATCTCGATCGGGCGGATAGGTACGTGCGCGCCAACGAGATCATCGACGTCGCGCGAAAGCTCTGGGACTCCTGGCAGTCCGACGCATTGGTCGTCGACCGCGAGCGGGGAATCTTCGGTCGCGAGTCCGAAATCCGCGCAGTCTCGCATTCAGGTCCGCAATTCGATGTGCAGGGTCGCTTCACGCTGCCGCGCAGTCCGCAGGGGCATCCGGTTCTGTTGCAAGCGGGCGATTCCGACGAGGGCCGCGAGTTCGGCGCCGCCAAGGCCGACGCCATCTTCACCATCCACGGCACGCTCGAGGACGGACAGAAGTTCTACTCCGACGTCAAGGGTCGGCTCGCCAAGTACGGCCGCGAACACGACGACCTGAAGGTGCTGCCCGCGGCGACCTTCGTGCTCGGCGACTCTGCGCAGGATGCTGCCGAGAGGGCGCACCACATCCGGCATCAGCAGGTCAGCGGTAAGACGGCTATCTCGTTCCTCGAACAGGTGTGGGGACAGGACCTGTCCGCGTACGACCCGGACGGGCCTTTGCCCGACATCGAACCCAGCGGCGAGGTGTCCATCACCCGTGGCCGTGCGCGACACGGAGACCCCAGAACCATTGCCCAGCAGTATCGCGAGCGCGCCGAAGCAGACAACCTGAGCATTCGTGAACTGATAATCGCGATGACGACGCGGCAGCAGTTCGTCGGAACCCCTGCGCAGGTGGCCGAGGAAATCGACAGTTACGTGCAGAACAACGCGAGCGACGGCTTCATCCTCGTCCCGCACATCACCCCAGCCGGCCTCGATGAATTCGTCGACAAGGTGATTCCGGAACTTCAGGACCGCGGCAGCTTCCGCACCGAATACGCCGGAACCACCTTGCGCGACCATCTCGGTCTGCGTCACCCGTACGAACAGCGTCAAGGAGTGCGAGCATCATGA
- a CDS encoding DUF1684 domain-containing protein, whose amino-acid sequence MSDFEQDWKQWHADREASYGDPLGWVSLTGLYWLTDEFETVADLPGRWKADADSVTVEGFDGVTTLNPVEGAPGILVEDGGRRIEVIRRTGSVALRVHDPKAQTLQSYSGIPAYEPSEKFVATGTFTPYDSPVTVTTGAVVEGLEHHHSAVGTLDFELAGTAAQLIAFGGTGNGLKVLFTDATSGVTTYPAARILSIAAPENGSVVLDFNRASNLPCAFTDYATCPVAPAENRLTVDVEAGEKNPR is encoded by the coding sequence ATGAGCGATTTCGAACAGGACTGGAAGCAATGGCATGCAGACCGAGAGGCGTCCTACGGTGATCCTCTGGGTTGGGTCTCCTTGACCGGTTTGTACTGGCTGACAGATGAATTCGAGACCGTCGCCGATCTTCCCGGCCGGTGGAAGGCGGACGCCGATTCGGTGACTGTCGAAGGGTTCGACGGCGTGACGACTCTGAATCCGGTGGAGGGCGCACCGGGCATCCTGGTCGAGGACGGAGGTCGGCGGATCGAGGTGATCCGTCGGACCGGTTCTGTCGCGCTGCGGGTACACGACCCGAAAGCGCAGACCCTCCAGTCCTACAGCGGTATCCCGGCCTACGAGCCGAGCGAGAAGTTCGTTGCCACCGGGACGTTCACCCCGTACGACTCGCCGGTGACCGTCACGACCGGAGCCGTGGTGGAAGGACTCGAACACCATCACTCGGCCGTGGGCACTCTCGACTTCGAGTTGGCCGGTACCGCTGCGCAACTGATTGCGTTCGGCGGCACCGGCAACGGTCTGAAGGTCCTGTTCACCGATGCCACGAGCGGGGTGACGACCTATCCGGCTGCACGGATTCTCTCCATTGCGGCACCCGAGAACGGTTCCGTTGTGCTGGATTTCAACCGGGCATCCAACCTTCCGTGTGCGTTCACCGACTACGCGACGTGCCCCGTCGCGCCTGCTGAGAACAGGCTGACCGTCGACGTCGAGGCCGGGGAGAAGAACCCGAGATGA
- a CDS encoding class I SAM-dependent DNA methyltransferase, with the protein MRGDEDDTVRFLAGLAADGSALEFAVGTGRIAISLAHRGIRVDGIELSPDMVARLREKPGGNEIDVTIGDMSSATGPADEYSLVYLVYNTIYNLLTQDGQVRCFENAASHLTATGVFVVEAGVPSAWLRGNQFVNVERLTAGEVILDVNRYDPVTQILDENHVSFTDSGIRLDPISCRLIWPAEMDLMARIAGLQLRSRWGGWNGEPFTASSERHISVYARR; encoded by the coding sequence GTGCGTGGCGATGAGGACGACACCGTTCGCTTTCTCGCCGGTCTGGCCGCCGACGGATCCGCACTCGAGTTTGCTGTCGGTACCGGGCGTATCGCGATTTCGCTTGCACACCGGGGCATTCGAGTCGACGGTATCGAGCTGTCGCCGGATATGGTCGCTCGGTTGCGTGAGAAGCCGGGCGGCAACGAAATCGATGTGACGATCGGCGACATGTCGAGCGCGACCGGCCCAGCGGACGAATATTCGCTCGTCTACCTCGTCTACAACACGATCTACAACCTGCTGACTCAGGACGGTCAGGTGCGTTGCTTCGAGAACGCGGCTTCGCACCTGACGGCAACCGGAGTCTTCGTCGTCGAAGCCGGTGTGCCGTCGGCATGGTTGCGCGGGAACCAGTTCGTCAACGTCGAAAGACTTACTGCCGGTGAGGTCATTCTCGATGTCAATCGCTATGACCCGGTCACACAGATCCTCGACGAGAACCACGTCTCGTTCACCGATAGCGGGATTCGGCTGGACCCGATCTCGTGCCGACTCATCTGGCCGGCCGAGATGGATCTGATGGCGAGAATCGCCGGATTGCAGTTGCGGAGCCGGTGGGGTGGTTGGAACGGCGAGCCCTTCACCGCCTCGAGCGAGCGGCACATCAGCGTGTACGCGCGCAGGTAG
- a CDS encoding LLM class flavin-dependent oxidoreductase gives MSDKLFLTAIELKGTGAHPQAWRRPDSRADEAFTAGFWIDQLQTADRAGIDLAFLGDSIASRTLEAAAIAARAAALTEKIGLVPTITVTHTEPFHISKQIASLDFASHGRAGWQVEVSPGAEQAALFGRKAEQDNGSLWREADEAIEVVTRLWDSWEDDAEIRDVESGRFIDRDKLHYIDFEGENFSVKGPSITPRSPQGQSLVVIRGDSTESVSVAAARADIVRIVADTVEDAATTAGRVRRAVVAEGRDPAEVFVLLDVETLVSDSAAEELAQLDNWAGHVRAAEGVSHIGDLAGLHLLLGSIEAAGLDGVTLVPLALPSGIRSLPATDTRSGSTLRDRLGLTRPVNRYALEGKSL, from the coding sequence GTGTCTGACAAGCTGTTCCTGACCGCGATAGAGCTGAAAGGCACCGGCGCACATCCGCAGGCCTGGCGTCGTCCCGATTCTCGCGCGGACGAGGCGTTCACCGCAGGGTTCTGGATCGACCAGCTCCAGACTGCAGACCGAGCGGGTATCGATCTCGCGTTCCTGGGCGATTCGATTGCCAGTCGGACGCTCGAGGCCGCAGCCATCGCGGCCCGGGCAGCTGCCCTCACCGAGAAGATCGGGCTGGTGCCCACGATCACCGTCACGCACACCGAGCCGTTCCACATCTCGAAGCAGATCGCGAGCCTCGACTTCGCTTCCCACGGCCGGGCCGGATGGCAGGTCGAGGTGAGTCCGGGTGCCGAGCAAGCAGCGCTGTTCGGTCGGAAAGCGGAGCAGGACAACGGCAGCCTGTGGCGCGAGGCGGACGAGGCAATCGAGGTCGTCACCAGGCTCTGGGACAGCTGGGAGGACGACGCGGAGATCCGCGATGTCGAGTCGGGGCGGTTCATCGACCGAGACAAGCTGCACTACATCGACTTCGAGGGTGAGAACTTCTCGGTCAAGGGTCCGTCGATCACTCCGAGGTCTCCTCAAGGACAGTCGCTGGTCGTGATTCGCGGTGACTCCACGGAGTCCGTGTCGGTGGCCGCTGCGCGTGCCGACATCGTCCGCATCGTCGCCGACACGGTCGAGGACGCGGCGACGACCGCCGGCCGCGTTCGACGGGCCGTCGTTGCCGAAGGCCGTGACCCGGCCGAGGTGTTCGTTCTGCTGGACGTGGAGACCTTGGTATCCGATTCTGCTGCTGAGGAACTCGCTCAGCTCGACAACTGGGCGGGGCACGTCAGGGCCGCTGAGGGCGTGTCGCATATCGGCGACTTGGCAGGCTTGCATCTCCTGCTCGGTTCCATCGAAGCGGCCGGCCTGGACGGTGTGACTCTGGTACCGCTCGCGTTGCCGTCGGGAATCCGATCATTACCGGCCACCGACACCCGCAGCGGATCGACTCTGCGTGATCGTCTCGGCCTGACGCGTCCCGTCAATCGCTACGCACTCGAAGGGAAGAGCCTGTGA
- a CDS encoding dipeptide ABC transporter ATP-binding protein, with translation MSPILEVENLHVNYGETTAVSGIGFTVDRGEVVAVVGESGSGKSTTAHALIGLLSGSGRIVGGSVTFVGQRLDTASDKTLNRLRGRHIGLVPQDPTTSLNPVVRVGDQVAEVLRVHGLADRRSAKVEAIRILTEAGLDNPEVRARQYPQDLSGGQRQRVLIGIALACRPELVIADEPTSALDVTVQRRILDHLDARIAETGAAVLLITHDLGVAADRADRLIVMSAGRIVQTGPTAEVLANPTHAYTRQLLAAAPSLNTTVRPARTTAAEPILTVSNVSKRFTIGRGIHLDAVKGATLTVERGRTVSLVGESGSGKSTLARIAIGLETASSGSVTFDGVDITGLRGKARRELRRRVQIVYQNPYASLNPKLRVGEIVREPLDAFKVGSSRERSERARTLLDQVALTSDYLARRPAELSGGQRQRVAIARALALAPELVVLDEPVSALDVSVQAQILTLLDDLQSELGLSYLFISHDLAVVRQISDTVAVMQSGVIVEYGDTAALFDSPQQDYTRELLGAIPGSAHEKASTSV, from the coding sequence ATGAGCCCCATTCTCGAAGTAGAGAATCTGCACGTCAATTACGGTGAGACGACCGCCGTCTCCGGCATCGGGTTCACCGTCGACCGCGGTGAAGTGGTGGCCGTGGTCGGTGAATCGGGCTCCGGGAAGTCGACGACTGCCCACGCCCTCATCGGTCTGCTCTCGGGTTCCGGCCGCATCGTGGGCGGATCGGTAACGTTCGTCGGGCAGCGGCTCGACACAGCCTCGGACAAGACGTTGAACCGGTTGCGCGGCCGTCATATCGGGCTCGTCCCGCAGGATCCGACCACCTCGCTGAACCCGGTGGTTCGCGTCGGCGACCAGGTTGCCGAGGTGCTGCGGGTGCACGGTCTCGCAGATCGCCGGTCCGCGAAGGTCGAGGCAATTCGCATCCTCACCGAAGCGGGTCTGGACAACCCCGAGGTGCGGGCGCGGCAGTATCCGCAGGACCTGTCCGGTGGGCAGCGTCAGCGCGTACTGATCGGAATCGCTCTCGCGTGCCGCCCGGAACTGGTGATCGCCGACGAGCCGACCAGCGCCCTGGACGTCACCGTGCAGCGACGCATCCTCGATCATCTCGACGCCAGGATCGCCGAGACCGGTGCCGCTGTCCTGCTGATCACTCATGACTTGGGCGTGGCTGCGGACAGAGCCGATCGCCTGATCGTCATGAGCGCGGGTCGGATTGTGCAAACCGGCCCCACCGCAGAGGTACTGGCGAACCCGACGCACGCGTACACACGTCAACTGTTGGCCGCTGCGCCGTCGCTGAATACGACCGTACGACCCGCGCGCACCACGGCAGCCGAACCGATCCTCACGGTCAGCAACGTCTCGAAGCGGTTCACCATAGGCCGCGGCATCCACCTCGATGCGGTCAAGGGAGCCACGTTGACCGTCGAACGCGGGCGGACGGTCTCGCTCGTCGGCGAGTCCGGGTCCGGTAAGTCCACGTTGGCGCGCATCGCGATCGGCCTGGAGACCGCGTCGTCGGGTTCGGTCACGTTCGACGGCGTGGACATCACAGGTCTGCGTGGCAAGGCCAGGCGTGAACTGCGGCGGCGTGTTCAGATCGTCTATCAGAACCCGTACGCGTCACTGAACCCAAAGCTGCGCGTCGGCGAGATCGTGCGAGAACCGCTGGACGCGTTCAAGGTCGGTTCCTCGCGTGAGCGTTCCGAGCGTGCCCGAACGCTGCTGGATCAGGTAGCACTCACCAGCGACTACCTGGCCCGACGGCCGGCCGAGCTCTCGGGTGGGCAGCGCCAGCGCGTCGCCATCGCCCGAGCGTTGGCTCTCGCGCCGGAACTGGTGGTGCTCGACGAGCCGGTCTCGGCCCTGGATGTGTCTGTGCAGGCGCAGATCCTGACGCTGCTCGACGACCTCCAGTCGGAGCTGGGCCTGAGCTACCTCTTCATCTCGCACGATCTGGCCGTGGTCCGTCAGATCAGTGACACCGTGGCCGTCATGCAATCCGGCGTCATCGTGGAATACGGCGACACCGCAGCATTGTTCGACAGTCCACAGCAGGATTACACCCGCGAGCTACTCGGGGCAATTCCCGGAAGCGCACACGAGAAAGCGAGCACCAGTGTCTGA